The following coding sequences lie in one Populus nigra chromosome 15, ddPopNigr1.1, whole genome shotgun sequence genomic window:
- the LOC133674027 gene encoding wall-associated receptor kinase-like 10: MAFQLVFQVIFLLCSLNPFLAEAQSMTKSGCKKRCGNIIIPYPFGMETGCYLEERFRIDCNSSSVPTLDLNGTSLEVTDISVDKPNNIQINFPIIFQNCSSKTSSRDSLVVNLEDTPFSFSTENRFVAVGCNNLALLSRHEATVGGCMSICNVSSSDASANGTICNGINCCETTIPSGLDFFNATLQVVGDKVKDGCKYAYLVDQNWFNLRLDNNISVIDMDYVPVVLNWRIDLGLYENMTLNGSAYSVTNLTSSGTSRCSPNSTFLLCWCSSGFQGNPYIPDGCQDINECQISSINNTTICSRDLICQNLYGGHQCVKLEIKKSRVKMVGLGFGVGFGVLVLLIGSWWLYKVIKKSRNEKRKKMFFERNGGLLLQEQLSSGEVNVEKIKLFGSKELDKATDHYNVNRTLGQGGQGTVYKGMLADGKIIAVKKSKVLDEDNLRQFINEVVILSQINHRNVVKLFGCCLETEVPLLVYEFIPNGTLYQFLHDSNEEFPLTWEMRLRIATEVSGALSYLHSAASIPIFHRDIKSTNILLDEKYRAKVADFGTSKSVTIDQTRVTTLVLGTFGYLDPEYFQTSQLTAKSDVYSFGVVLAELLTGQKPISSMRSEEENRSLVTYFIVSMEENHLFDILDPQVTMQGKKEDVMMVAMLAKRCLSMKGRERPTMKEVAMVLEGIQKSYGTQKSQHMIIPQEIEYDPNGFMEGLWDLASSDTTGSTSDSRLASSLDRKPLLINIK, translated from the exons ATGGCTTTTCAGTTAGTgtttcaagtcatttttttgCTCTGCTCATTGAATCCATTTCTTGCAGAAGCACAATCTATGACAAAAAGTGGATGTAAAAAACGTTGTGGAAACATCATCATTCCATATCCATTTGGAATGGAAACTGGTTGTTACTTAGAAGAGAGATTCAGGATAGATTGCAACTCTAGCAGCGTTCCTACACTTGACCTAAATGGAACCAGCCTGGAGGTAACAGATATCTCAGTTGATAAACCCAACAATATTCAAATCAATTTCccaatcatctttcaaaattgCAGCAGCAAAACCAGCAGCAGGGATTCACTGGTCGTCAATTTGGAAGATacccctttttctttctcaactgAAAATCGGTTCGTTGCAGTTGGTTGCAACAACCTTGCTTTGTTGAGCAGACATGAGGCTACTGTCGGCGGGTGCATGTCAATTTGCAACGTAAGCAGTAGTGATGCCTCTGCAAATGGTACTATTTGTAATGGCATCAACTGCTGCGAGACCACAATCCCCTCAGGTCTCGATTTTTTTAACGCAACCTTACAAGTTGTAGGCGACAAGGTGAAGGATGGGTGCAAGTATGCCTACTTAGTTGATCAAAATTGGTTTAATCTGAGGCTCGACAATAACATTTCGGTGATAGATATGGACTATGTCCCAGTGGTGCTAAATTGGAGAATTGATCTTGGATTATACGAAAATATGACGCTGAATGGATCAGCGTATAGTGTAACAAATTTAACGTCTTCCGGGACTTCCAGATGTAGCCCGAACTCAACTTTTCTTCTATGTTGGTGCTCCTCAGGCTTTCAAGGCAATCCTTATATTCCTGATGGTTGTCAAG ATATTAATGAATGCCAGATCTCTTCCATCAACAACACTACTATTTGCTCCAGGGACCTAATCTGTCAAAACCTATACGGCGGCCACCAATGTGTGAAGCTTGAAATCAAGAAATCTCGGGTTAAAATGGTGGGTTTAG GTTTTGGCGTGGGGTTTGGAGTATTGGTCCTACTTATTGGTTCATGGTGGTTGTACAAAGTTATAAAGAAAAGCAGGAATGAAAAACGCAAGAAGATGTTCTTTGAACGGAATGGTGGTTTGTTGCTGCAAGAACAACTATCTTCAGGGGAAGTCAACGTCGAGAAAATCAAATTGTTTGGTTCAAAGGAGTTGGACAAGGCCACTGATCATTACAATGTGAATAGAACGCTTGGCCAGGGAGGCCAAGGTACAGTTTACAAAGGGATGTTAGCGGATGGAAAAATCATTGCAGTCAAGAAATCAAAAGTTCTTGATGAAGATAATCTCAGACAATTCATTAATGAAGTTGTCATTCTTTCACAAATTAACCACAGGAATGTGGTCAAGCTTTTCGGTTGTTGCTTAGAAACTGAGGTTCCATTGTTGGTCTATGAATTCATTCCTAATGGAACCCTTTACCAGTTTCTACATGACTCAAATGAAGAATTCCCATTAACTTGGGAAATGCGATTAAGGATTGCAACAGAGGTTTCTGGGGCACTTTCTTACCTACATTCAGCAGCTTCCATTCCAATTTTCCACAGAGATATCAAGTCTACAAACATACTACTAGACGAGAAGTACAGAGCCAAAGTAGCAGATTTTGGGACATCAAAGTCAGTAACCATCGACCAAACTCGTGTCACAACTCTAGTACTAGGCACCTTCGGGTACTTGGATCCAGAGTACTTCCAAACAAGCCAGTTGACAGCCAAGAGTGATGTTTATAGCTTTGGGGTGGTCCTTGCTGAGCTACTCACTGGACAAAAGCCAATCTCTTCCATGAGatcagaagaagaaaacagaagTTTAGTAACATATTTCATTGTTTCCATGGAGGAAAACCATCTATTTGACATTCTTGATCCTCAAGTTACTAtgcaaggaaagaaagaagatgtAATGATGGTTGCCATGTTGGCCAAGAGATGTTTGAGCATGAAAGGAAGAGAAAGGCCAACAATGAAAGAAGTGGCAATGGTGTTAGAGGGGATCCAAAAGTCATACGGGACTCAAAAATCACAGCACATGATCATTCCTCAAGAGATCGAGTATGATCCAAATGGTTTCATGGAGGGGCTTTGGGACCTTGCTTCTTCTGACACAACAGGCTCTACTTCGGATAGTCGTCTTGCTTCATCACTAGATAGAAAACCActcttaataaatattaaatag